Proteins from one Oscillatoria nigro-viridis PCC 7112 genomic window:
- a CDS encoding STAS domain-containing protein: protein MIHIDQKTHTLQDGTTVIVLAPTGRLDITTAWQFRLKLQECISKLSRHVVVNLGQVNFIDSSGLTSLVAGMRDADKVKGSFRICNVHPEAKLVFEVTMMDSVFEIFETEEEALEGVPRAS from the coding sequence GTGATTCATATTGATCAAAAAACCCACACGCTTCAAGACGGTACAACAGTTATCGTCTTAGCACCGACAGGACGGTTGGACATCACTACAGCTTGGCAATTCCGCCTCAAGTTGCAAGAGTGTATTTCCAAACTTAGCCGCCATGTTGTAGTGAATCTTGGTCAGGTTAACTTTATCGATAGCTCTGGCCTGACCTCACTTGTAGCAGGTATGCGGGATGCGGATAAAGTTAAGGGAAGTTTCCGCATTTGCAATGTTCATCCCGAAGCCAAACTGGTGTTTGAAGTCACCATGATGGATTCTGTGTTTGAAATCTTTGAAACGGAAGAAGAAGCTCTAGAGGGGGTGCCGCGCGCAAGTTGA
- a CDS encoding chromophore lyase CpcT/CpeT, whose translation MTISPELIALAQYMAGEFDNREQALAEPTWYVHLRMWQRPLPVPLFSEPSIALFAEQANILELDKPYRPRIVQLRHSQIAPGLIEAQYYMFHDITAVKGAGCNPDLLGKLTKEQIQLLPGCTLSVAVQNLASNGYRFRASLPEGTRCGFAYGGQNYQVDLGFEAAGEEFLSYDKGINPTTGKAIWGALMGPFRFVKRQDFAAEILV comes from the coding sequence ATGACAATTTCTCCTGAATTAATAGCTTTAGCCCAGTACATGGCGGGCGAATTTGACAACCGGGAACAAGCCCTAGCAGAGCCGACGTGGTACGTCCACCTTCGTATGTGGCAAAGACCACTACCGGTTCCTTTATTTTCCGAACCCAGCATTGCCCTGTTTGCGGAACAAGCCAACATTCTGGAATTAGACAAGCCGTACCGCCCCCGCATCGTGCAACTGAGGCACTCACAGATAGCGCCGGGACTTATCGAAGCTCAGTATTATATGTTCCACGACATTACAGCCGTCAAAGGAGCCGGTTGCAACCCCGACTTGCTTGGAAAGCTAACGAAAGAGCAAATCCAACTCCTCCCCGGCTGCACCCTGTCGGTTGCAGTGCAAAATTTAGCCTCAAACGGCTATCGCTTTCGGGCATCATTGCCGGAGGGCACTCGCTGCGGCTTTGCCTACGGGGGGCAAAATTACCAAGTAGACTTGGGATTTGAAGCCGCAGGCGAGGAATTTCTCAGCTACGACAAAGGAATAAACCCCACGACAGGCAAGGCTATCTGGGGAGCTCTAATGGGCCCTTTTAGATTTGTCAAGCGTCAGGATTTTGCTGCTGAGATATTGGTTTGA